In one Aeromicrobium wangtongii genomic region, the following are encoded:
- a CDS encoding class I SAM-dependent methyltransferase translates to MTTDVGVRLSIADALGRLMKDEISFRFEAFDGSVAGPVDAPLTLRLLNERGLSYLMTAPGDLGFARAYVAGDLELDGTHPGDPYEAMALLMSQLRFKIPSAAEMLQIMRSLGFGTLKPPPPPAEEHLPKWRRALEGMRHNKRRDAEAIQHHYDVSNRFYELVLGPSMTYTCAVFPTRESTLEEAQHEKYDLIARKLDLKPGQRLLDVGCGWGGMVRHAAKHYGVKALGVTLSREQAAWAQEEIKRQGLEDLAEVRYGDYRDITEDGFDALSSIGMTEHIGVKQYDEYFSFLRSRIRVGGRLLNHCITRPNNKITSTGAFIDRYVFPDGELTGVGRITMAAQDAGLEVRHVENLREHYALTLKGWNDNLVKNWDEALEEVSLGRAKVWGLYMAGSRLAFERNEIELHHVLAVKPDRLGNADWPLRPTWLS, encoded by the coding sequence ATGACCACAGATGTAGGAGTACGTCTGTCCATCGCCGATGCGCTGGGCCGACTCATGAAGGACGAGATCTCGTTCCGGTTCGAGGCCTTCGACGGGAGCGTCGCCGGTCCGGTCGACGCCCCGTTGACGCTCCGGCTGCTCAACGAGCGCGGCCTGTCGTACCTGATGACCGCTCCCGGCGACCTGGGCTTCGCCCGGGCGTACGTCGCCGGCGACCTCGAGCTCGACGGCACCCACCCGGGCGATCCCTACGAGGCGATGGCGCTCCTGATGAGCCAGCTGCGCTTCAAGATCCCGTCCGCCGCCGAGATGCTGCAGATCATGCGGAGCCTGGGCTTCGGCACCCTCAAGCCCCCGCCGCCGCCGGCCGAGGAGCACCTGCCCAAGTGGCGCCGTGCGCTGGAGGGCATGCGGCACAACAAGCGGCGCGACGCCGAGGCGATCCAGCACCACTACGACGTCTCGAACCGGTTCTACGAGCTCGTGCTCGGCCCGTCGATGACGTACACCTGTGCGGTCTTCCCCACGCGGGAGTCGACGCTGGAGGAGGCGCAGCACGAGAAGTACGACCTCATCGCGCGCAAGCTCGACCTCAAGCCCGGCCAGCGGCTGCTGGACGTCGGGTGCGGCTGGGGCGGCATGGTCCGCCACGCGGCCAAGCACTACGGCGTCAAGGCGCTCGGCGTGACGCTGTCGCGCGAGCAGGCCGCGTGGGCGCAGGAGGAGATCAAGCGCCAGGGCCTGGAGGACCTGGCCGAGGTCCGCTACGGCGACTACCGCGACATCACCGAGGACGGCTTCGATGCGCTGAGCTCGATCGGCATGACCGAGCACATCGGGGTCAAGCAGTACGACGAGTACTTCAGCTTCCTGCGGAGCCGGATCCGCGTCGGCGGACGCCTGCTGAACCACTGCATCACCCGGCCGAACAACAAGATCACGTCGACGGGCGCCTTCATCGACCGCTACGTGTTCCCCGACGGTGAGCTGACCGGCGTCGGCCGCATCACGATGGCCGCCCAGGACGCGGGCCTGGAGGTGCGTCACGTCGAGAACCTGCGTGAGCACTACGCCCTGACCCTCAAGGGCTGGAACGACAACCTGGTCAAGAACTGGGACGAGGCGCTCGAGGAGGTGTCGCTCGGACGGGCGAAGGTCTGGGGTCTCTACATGGCCGGGTCGCGCCTGGCCTTCGAGCGCAACGAGATCGAGCTGCACCACGTCCTGGCGGTCAAGCCCGACCGCCTCGGCAACGCCGACTGGCCGCTGCGTCC